In Polynucleobacter sp. MWH-S4W17, a genomic segment contains:
- a CDS encoding glutathione peroxidase, translated as MNCLFGLFAFLSGFQLANAAPTCSPLLSHTFPRLQDEAPQNLCQYQGKVILVVNTASFCGFTSQYEGLEKIYAKYKEQGFVILGFPSNDFGQQEPGSNKEIADFCKNTYDVKFPMFAKSGVSGSNPNPLFKMLIAKTGTTPKWNFYKYLIDRNGNVVDSFGSVTKPTSSSMTNEVEKLLGEKAR; from the coding sequence ATGAACTGCCTATTTGGGCTATTTGCATTCTTGTCTGGATTTCAGCTTGCCAATGCTGCGCCCACTTGCAGCCCCCTGCTCTCCCATACCTTTCCTCGCCTGCAGGATGAAGCGCCGCAAAACCTTTGTCAATACCAAGGGAAAGTCATATTGGTAGTAAATACAGCCAGCTTTTGCGGCTTTACAAGCCAATATGAAGGTCTTGAGAAGATTTACGCCAAATACAAAGAGCAAGGCTTTGTCATTCTGGGCTTTCCTTCTAATGACTTCGGGCAACAGGAGCCTGGCAGCAATAAAGAGATAGCCGATTTCTGCAAGAACACCTATGACGTGAAATTTCCGATGTTTGCTAAGAGTGGGGTTTCCGGCAGCAACCCAAATCCATTATTTAAGATGTTGATAGCTAAAACTGGCACAACTCCAAAATGGAATTTTTATAAGTATTTAATCGATCGAAATGGTAATGTGGTTGATTCGTTTGGAAGCGTTACCAAACCCACCAGTAGCAGCATGACAAATGAAGTTGAAAAGCTTTTAGGAGAAAAAGCTCGGTGA
- a CDS encoding NAD(P)/FAD-dependent oxidoreductase: MSKKRIAIIGAGISGLGCAYALRQHPEFEITLYEAGDHIGGHSNTVDITCNIGGKDITHGVDTGFLVFNRKTYPRLVRLFEEIQAPVAPSEMSFSVSIDTANKSGTGKKIEWAGNDINSFFGQRSNLLSPSFWRMAYDIMRFNRLATQLAHDQIEAGHQYKEPDEKIADFLKRHRFSQSFKENYFLPMIGAIWSCSIEQMLEFPIQTMVRFCHNHGLLQIQNRPQWLTIKGGSREYVKRLVTALEKHGVAIKRECVLRVNTGHDGGPVEVISQAGSAHFDEVIMACHSDQTLDLVHGIDQQSRNILASVPYQKNRAILHTDIRFLPDAKRCWAAWNYTAKSGAKPDTKQHVSVNYLINRLQPLPAQLQDTQIIVSLNPSEEPDPKLVYQEIHYSHPVFDMSAIQAQKELPLIQGTASIWYCGAWTGFGFHEDGLRSGELVAEALIESIHQPIKTKQDV, translated from the coding sequence GTGAGTAAAAAAAGAATTGCCATTATTGGCGCAGGCATCTCTGGATTAGGCTGTGCCTACGCCTTAAGACAACATCCTGAATTTGAAATTACCTTATATGAAGCTGGCGATCACATTGGTGGCCACAGCAATACTGTCGATATCACTTGCAACATCGGTGGCAAAGACATCACACATGGCGTAGACACTGGTTTCCTGGTATTTAACCGCAAAACTTATCCACGTCTCGTTCGTTTATTCGAAGAAATTCAAGCGCCAGTAGCCCCCTCAGAAATGTCGTTTTCCGTATCGATTGATACAGCCAACAAATCTGGGACGGGGAAAAAGATTGAATGGGCTGGTAATGACATCAATTCTTTTTTTGGACAAAGATCCAATCTCCTGTCTCCATCATTTTGGAGGATGGCTTATGACATCATGCGTTTTAATCGTTTGGCCACTCAGTTAGCGCATGATCAAATTGAAGCTGGTCATCAATATAAAGAGCCTGATGAAAAAATTGCCGATTTTTTAAAACGTCATCGCTTCAGCCAAAGCTTTAAAGAAAATTACTTTTTACCCATGATCGGTGCCATCTGGTCTTGTTCAATCGAACAGATGCTAGAGTTCCCCATTCAAACCATGGTGCGCTTCTGCCATAACCACGGCCTTTTGCAAATCCAAAATCGTCCGCAATGGTTGACCATCAAGGGCGGTTCACGAGAATATGTAAAGCGCCTTGTGACAGCACTAGAAAAGCATGGGGTTGCCATTAAAAGGGAATGTGTCCTGAGAGTAAATACAGGTCATGATGGCGGGCCAGTTGAGGTTATCAGTCAGGCTGGCTCGGCTCACTTCGATGAAGTCATCATGGCTTGTCATAGCGACCAAACACTAGATTTAGTTCATGGCATTGACCAACAATCAAGAAATATCCTGGCATCAGTTCCATACCAAAAGAATCGAGCAATATTACATACCGATATTCGCTTCTTGCCAGACGCAAAACGTTGTTGGGCTGCCTGGAATTACACCGCCAAATCTGGTGCCAAACCAGACACAAAGCAACATGTCAGCGTTAACTACTTAATTAATCGTCTACAACCTCTGCCAGCTCAACTTCAAGATACCCAAATTATTGTGAGCTTAAATCCCTCGGAAGAGCCAGATCCAAAGCTTGTGTATCAAGAGATTCACTATTCACACCCTGTCTTTGATATGAGTGCGATACAAGCTCAGAAGGAACTACCCTTAATTCAGGGCACAGCATCGATTTGGTATTGCGGCGCCTGGACGGGGTTTGGGTTTCATGAAGATGGTTTACGCTCCGGAGAATTAGTGGCAGAAGCTTTAATTGAAAGCATTCATCAGCCGATCAAAACCAAACAAGATGTGTAG
- a CDS encoding DUF1365 domain-containing protein, translating to MSDAKINFGVVKHQRLRPAKNAFGYGVFTISIPMRTRNANPNLLSQNGLSDNRWGLCAFFDKDHGLGESNSLAWIEKILADNHVQHIDGEIWLQTFPRVLGYVFNPVSFWICTRADGKVQAVLAEVNNTFGERHCYLLHKDSGKALHSGETLSSEKVFHVSPFCAVRGDYHFRFLFPQDSSSGKNNVCRIELHEDGQPLINTSISGISHPLSRANIILALLRYPLMSVGVIFRIHWQALKLWVKGVPFHSKPKPPELEVSR from the coding sequence ATGTCAGATGCCAAAATTAACTTTGGGGTAGTAAAACACCAGCGCTTGAGGCCGGCTAAGAATGCCTTTGGTTATGGGGTTTTCACCATCTCCATCCCTATGCGTACTCGCAATGCTAACCCGAATTTACTGAGTCAGAACGGCTTAAGCGATAACCGTTGGGGCCTCTGTGCATTTTTTGATAAGGACCATGGCTTAGGAGAATCCAATAGCCTTGCTTGGATCGAAAAGATTCTGGCAGATAATCATGTACAGCATATCGATGGAGAAATTTGGCTTCAGACTTTTCCAAGGGTATTGGGTTACGTCTTTAATCCCGTGAGCTTTTGGATCTGCACGCGCGCTGACGGCAAAGTACAAGCGGTACTGGCTGAGGTTAACAATACCTTTGGTGAGCGTCATTGCTATTTACTACACAAAGATTCGGGTAAGGCATTGCACTCTGGCGAAACACTTAGTAGTGAAAAGGTATTTCACGTTTCACCATTTTGCGCGGTACGTGGTGATTACCATTTCCGCTTCTTATTTCCGCAAGATAGTAGTAGCGGCAAGAATAATGTCTGTCGCATTGAGCTTCATGAGGACGGCCAACCCCTCATCAACACCAGCATTAGTGGCATCAGCCACCCACTTAGTCGCGCCAATATCATTCTGGCCTTACTTCGCTACCCTTTAATGAGCGTGGGCGTCATTTTTCGAATACATTGGCAAGCATTGAAATTGTGGGTAAAAGGTGTACCCTTTCACTCAAAGCCTAAACCACCAGAACTTGAAGTTAGCAGATGA
- a CDS encoding cyclopropane-fatty-acyl-phospholipid synthase family protein: protein MNRPGQSLLSRLNFSRPQGRDSASPQHQIKAKALLTLLTKLSSGHLKLTLPNGEKREFGIQSDQLHAEIHILEWSVFKEIMSHGDIGFAESYIQGKWNTPDLKALLELAIRNRTILEKAIYGNWYGSIFYRLKHWLRDNSKAGSRKNIHAHYDLGNAFYTLWLDPTMSYSSAWFSEGAQQVLADAQRAKIGRILDSLKTTPGEHILEIGCGWGGVMEESLRNKRAITGLTLSTEQKVFAEERLLEVQSQIANPPRFEVRLQDYRDCQEKFDGIASVEMFEAVGEKHWPEYFETIAHCLKAGGKACIQTIVIAEDLFDRYRRNTDFIQQYVFPGGMLPSRASFKASAAKAGLRIDNEFAFGGDYARTLCLWRDSFNQKLQEVRQLGFDEAFIRLWNFYLMYCAAGFTERNIDVVQFTLSHQSSPASSDTLSA from the coding sequence ATGAATCGTCCAGGACAATCCCTTCTCTCCAGACTCAACTTTTCTCGTCCGCAAGGGCGGGATAGCGCTTCGCCACAACACCAAATTAAAGCTAAGGCACTCTTAACTCTTTTGACGAAGCTAAGCAGTGGCCATTTAAAGCTTACCCTTCCCAATGGCGAAAAGCGCGAGTTTGGCATTCAAAGTGATCAATTACATGCGGAAATTCATATCTTGGAGTGGTCTGTATTTAAAGAGATCATGTCCCACGGAGATATTGGATTTGCCGAGAGCTACATTCAGGGCAAATGGAATACCCCCGACCTTAAGGCGCTCCTTGAGCTAGCCATACGCAACCGAACCATTTTAGAAAAAGCCATCTATGGCAATTGGTATGGCTCGATTTTTTATCGACTAAAGCATTGGTTGCGTGATAACAGCAAAGCGGGAAGTCGCAAGAATATTCATGCGCACTATGACCTAGGCAATGCTTTTTATACGCTGTGGCTTGATCCCACGATGAGCTACTCGAGCGCCTGGTTTTCTGAAGGCGCTCAGCAAGTCTTAGCTGATGCGCAGCGTGCGAAGATTGGGCGCATTCTAGATTCCTTAAAGACTACGCCAGGGGAGCACATACTTGAAATTGGTTGTGGCTGGGGCGGCGTTATGGAGGAGTCTCTTCGTAACAAGAGAGCCATTACCGGCCTAACTCTATCTACAGAGCAAAAAGTATTTGCAGAGGAACGTTTGCTAGAAGTGCAAAGTCAAATTGCTAACCCTCCTAGATTTGAAGTGCGCCTTCAGGACTATCGTGATTGCCAAGAAAAATTTGATGGCATTGCTTCCGTCGAAATGTTTGAGGCAGTTGGTGAAAAACATTGGCCGGAGTATTTTGAAACGATTGCTCATTGCCTAAAAGCGGGTGGCAAAGCTTGCATTCAGACGATTGTGATTGCCGAGGATCTTTTTGATCGCTACAGACGCAACACTGACTTTATTCAACAGTATGTATTTCCTGGTGGCATGCTACCCTCTAGGGCAAGTTTTAAAGCGAGCGCTGCTAAAGCTGGATTACGAATTGATAACGAGTTCGCCTTTGGCGGAGATTACGCAAGAACTCTTTGCTTGTGGCGTGATAGCTTTAATCAAAAACTGCAAGAGGTACGCCAACTTGGCTTTGATGAAGCATTTATACGTCTTTGGAACTTCTATCTCATGTATTGTGCCGCTGGCTTTACTGAGCGTAATATCGATGTAGTGCAATTCACATTGAGCCATCAATCTTCACCAGCATCTTCTGATACATTAAGCGCATGA
- a CDS encoding SDR family oxidoreductase — MKQSGIAHFSGKRVWVIGASSGIGEACAKTLLLKGAKVALSSRRAERLNEIASTAEVDQSLVIPLDVTDDAQLQDGYKTIMKAWDGVDLLLFVSGMYVPLRADNFDIKVAEKIIDANLLGPMRAVALVVPEMLKAHSGHIAIVGSVAGYSGLPKALAYGPSKAAIINFCENLYYDLLPTGVSVHMISPGFVATEATAKNDFEMPALISAEEAASEILAGIQKGEFDIHFPKRFTRFLKFLRILPYPIYFWIVHRFVKI, encoded by the coding sequence ATGAAACAAAGCGGAATAGCTCACTTCTCAGGCAAAAGAGTCTGGGTCATAGGCGCATCCAGCGGTATTGGTGAAGCTTGTGCGAAAACCCTTCTTCTCAAGGGCGCTAAAGTAGCGCTTTCCAGCCGAAGAGCTGAACGATTAAATGAAATTGCCAGTACTGCAGAGGTTGATCAATCACTCGTTATTCCATTGGATGTCACAGATGATGCTCAACTGCAAGATGGCTATAAAACCATTATGAAGGCCTGGGATGGGGTTGATCTGCTCCTTTTTGTATCGGGCATGTATGTACCACTACGCGCAGATAATTTTGATATCAAGGTTGCCGAGAAGATCATTGATGCAAACCTTTTAGGACCAATGAGAGCGGTTGCTCTAGTGGTACCGGAAATGCTCAAAGCTCACTCAGGACATATTGCTATTGTTGGCAGTGTTGCAGGTTATAGCGGTCTGCCAAAAGCTTTGGCTTATGGCCCAAGTAAAGCTGCCATCATTAATTTTTGTGAGAATTTATATTACGACTTGCTGCCGACAGGAGTCAGTGTGCACATGATCTCGCCAGGATTTGTAGCTACTGAGGCTACCGCAAAAAATGACTTTGAAATGCCAGCCTTAATTAGTGCCGAGGAAGCAGCCAGTGAGATATTGGCCGGCATTCAGAAGGGAGAGTTTGATATTCACTTCCCTAAGCGATTCACAAGATTCTTAAAGTTTCTGAGAATCTTGCCTTACCCAATCTACTTTTGGATTGTGCACCGCTTCGTCAAAATTTAA
- a CDS encoding thiol:disulfide interchange protein DsbA/DsbL — MISFSKRFITLLALLSLSSFASAQAQKIEEGFDYRILPVAQPVETKGKVEVIEFFWYGCPHCYDFEPELSSWVKRQPKDVVFKRVPVAFRDDFLPHSQMYYALESMGKADALNEKVMYAIHKENKHLLTETEIADWVASQGIDRNTFLATYRSFAVVSKARAAKQLTEAYRIDGVPTVVMQGKYVTSPSIAGSKAKAIAVMGYLEEKIRKDKYK, encoded by the coding sequence ATGATTTCATTCAGCAAAAGATTCATTACTTTATTAGCACTGCTTTCTTTAAGTAGTTTCGCTAGCGCACAAGCTCAAAAAATCGAAGAAGGTTTTGATTACCGTATATTGCCTGTTGCGCAGCCGGTCGAAACCAAGGGAAAAGTAGAAGTTATTGAATTCTTTTGGTATGGTTGCCCACATTGCTATGACTTTGAGCCTGAGCTCAGTAGCTGGGTAAAGCGTCAACCTAAAGACGTTGTTTTCAAAAGAGTCCCTGTAGCCTTTCGCGATGACTTTTTGCCGCATAGTCAGATGTACTACGCTCTAGAGTCGATGGGCAAAGCTGATGCTCTAAATGAAAAAGTCATGTACGCAATACACAAAGAAAATAAACATCTCCTCACGGAGACGGAGATCGCAGATTGGGTTGCGTCTCAAGGCATTGATCGCAATACCTTCTTGGCGACCTATCGCTCTTTTGCAGTAGTTTCTAAAGCACGTGCTGCCAAGCAATTGACGGAAGCCTATCGTATTGATGGAGTGCCAACCGTTGTGATGCAAGGCAAGTACGTAACATCACCATCCATTGCTGGATCTAAGGCTAAAGCAATCGCAGTAATGGGTTATCTAGAAGAGAAAATTCGTAAAGATAAGTACAAGTAG
- a CDS encoding SPOR domain-containing protein, giving the protein MMKTPNQQNSQYGGTILGFILGLGVGLGIAFVIAFYLSKNTPQERPGMRAPSLPLMIKPSTAPAEGEAGAPAEPVDLNKPLQGKSPAPASPDPIGDLVNGKKTADKPADASPASKSDAMYFLQVGAFTKRADADAQKANLAIQGIQAQLSEVTSDGNTLWRVRVGPYNSVDESNSVRDKLSGIGIKPTLIKSSKS; this is encoded by the coding sequence ATGATGAAAACACCGAATCAACAAAACTCCCAATACGGCGGCACTATTCTCGGCTTTATTTTGGGTTTGGGCGTCGGCCTTGGAATCGCCTTTGTCATTGCCTTTTATCTTTCTAAAAATACCCCTCAAGAAAGACCGGGGATGCGTGCCCCAAGTCTGCCTTTGATGATTAAGCCTTCTACAGCACCTGCGGAGGGTGAAGCGGGCGCCCCTGCTGAGCCTGTAGATTTGAATAAGCCGCTCCAGGGTAAATCACCCGCCCCTGCGTCACCCGATCCGATTGGAGATTTGGTAAATGGCAAGAAAACTGCTGACAAGCCAGCGGACGCATCCCCTGCAAGCAAATCAGACGCCATGTATTTCTTGCAAGTGGGTGCGTTTACAAAGCGTGCTGATGCAGATGCGCAAAAAGCGAATTTAGCTATTCAGGGAATTCAAGCCCAGCTAAGTGAAGTCACAAGTGACGGGAATACTCTTTGGCGCGTACGTGTAGGTCCTTACAACAGTGTTGATGAGAGCAACTCAGTGCGAGATAAATTGAGTGGCATTGGCATTAAACCAACCTTAATCAAATCCAGTAAATCATGA
- the argS gene encoding arginine--tRNA ligase produces the protein MLLTNKNRLIQMLSAALAGLAQERDLGEAPTPRLERPKAVDHGDVACNIALQLAKAWKLNPRELAQALVERLQQQAGFNELIASCDIAGPGFINFRLSNAAKTTVVQEILAAGTHFGESVQVGESVPNAMIEFVSANPTGPLHVGHGRQAALGDALANLLATQGIKVHREFYYNDAGVQIANLALSVQARLQGLKPGDAKWPEQAYNGEYIAEIASAFKSSPEFKDDLEAIRQFAVAYLRNEQDIDLKTFGVKFDCYYLESSLYTDGSVAQIVGDLQSIGKTYESEGALWLKSTDDGDDKDRVMRKSDGSFTYFVPDVAYHTSKWNRGFQKVINVQGSDHHGTIARVRSGLQGVAQNRGWDIPKTYPEYVLHKMVTVMRHGEEVKISKRAGSYVTVRDLVEWSGGVTPEMTPEERELALQRGRDAVRFFLISRKADTEFVFDIDLALQQNDENPVFYVQYAHARINSILQQWGGQVSDLATADLSLLQSKASDHLLRRLAEYPEVLTAAAEELAPHALAFYLRDLAGDFHAFYNADRVLVDDQNLKQARLALLLATRQVLQNGLKVLGVSAPIKM, from the coding sequence ATGTTGTTAACCAATAAAAATCGTTTAATTCAAATGCTGAGTGCTGCGCTTGCAGGCTTGGCTCAGGAGCGCGACCTAGGAGAGGCTCCTACCCCCCGTTTGGAGCGTCCCAAGGCTGTTGACCATGGTGATGTCGCTTGTAATATCGCCCTTCAGCTAGCAAAGGCTTGGAAGCTGAACCCGCGTGAGCTGGCACAGGCTTTGGTAGAGCGCTTGCAGCAGCAAGCGGGATTCAATGAGCTGATTGCATCCTGTGACATCGCTGGTCCTGGCTTTATTAATTTTCGCCTTAGTAATGCAGCTAAGACTACCGTAGTTCAGGAGATACTTGCTGCAGGGACTCATTTTGGTGAGTCTGTGCAAGTCGGCGAGTCTGTTCCAAACGCCATGATTGAGTTTGTCTCTGCCAATCCAACTGGACCATTGCATGTTGGCCACGGTAGACAAGCAGCGCTGGGTGATGCCTTAGCTAATTTATTAGCCACCCAGGGAATCAAAGTTCATCGTGAGTTTTATTACAACGATGCCGGTGTGCAGATTGCGAATTTAGCCTTGTCTGTTCAAGCTCGCTTACAGGGTTTGAAGCCAGGTGATGCCAAGTGGCCTGAGCAGGCGTATAACGGTGAATATATTGCGGAGATTGCTAGCGCATTTAAATCTTCTCCAGAATTTAAAGATGATCTTGAAGCTATTCGCCAATTTGCGGTTGCTTATTTGCGTAATGAACAAGACATTGATTTAAAAACTTTTGGCGTGAAATTTGATTGCTATTACTTAGAGTCCTCTCTATATACCGACGGTAGTGTTGCACAAATTGTTGGCGACTTACAAAGCATTGGCAAGACCTATGAATCCGAAGGTGCGCTCTGGTTGAAGAGTACGGATGATGGTGACGATAAAGATCGCGTGATGCGTAAGTCTGATGGTAGCTTTACCTACTTTGTGCCTGATGTGGCGTATCACACCAGCAAGTGGAATCGCGGCTTTCAGAAAGTGATTAATGTGCAGGGTAGCGATCACCATGGCACGATTGCCCGTGTACGCTCGGGCCTGCAAGGTGTAGCGCAGAACCGCGGCTGGGATATTCCTAAAACGTATCCAGAGTATGTGCTGCATAAGATGGTTACGGTTATGCGCCATGGTGAAGAAGTCAAAATTTCTAAGCGTGCGGGCTCATATGTCACTGTGCGTGATTTGGTTGAATGGTCAGGCGGCGTTACTCCAGAGATGACGCCAGAAGAGAGGGAATTGGCTTTGCAGCGCGGTCGCGATGCCGTGCGCTTTTTCTTGATTTCGCGTAAAGCAGATACCGAGTTCGTTTTTGATATTGATTTAGCCTTGCAGCAAAACGATGAGAACCCAGTGTTCTATGTTCAGTATGCGCATGCGCGAATTAATTCAATCTTGCAACAGTGGGGTGGCCAAGTATCGGATTTGGCTACGGCTGATTTATCGCTCTTACAAAGTAAAGCATCGGATCATTTGCTGCGTCGTTTGGCAGAATACCCAGAGGTTCTGACGGCCGCTGCCGAAGAATTAGCGCCCCATGCATTGGCTTTTTACCTGCGTGACTTGGCTGGTGATTTCCATGCCTTCTATAACGCGGATCGTGTCTTGGTTGACGATCAAAACTTAAAGCAAGCGCGTCTTGCATTGCTGCTAGCAACCCGACAAGTTCTACAAAATGGCTTAAAAGTACTCGGGGTATCTGCGCCAATAAAGATGTAA
- a CDS encoding DUF1840 domain-containing protein — protein MIYQFRSKAGPDVIMLADLTKRIFDILGRPLEPRGILTVEQLPDLITALETAILKDLEERAKVNDESEKGAEKPKLADRLGQRAYPFLELMKQSKATDEPVMWGV, from the coding sequence ATGATCTATCAATTTCGCTCAAAGGCTGGTCCAGATGTCATCATGCTGGCGGATCTGACTAAACGAATTTTTGATATTTTGGGGCGCCCCCTGGAGCCTCGCGGAATTTTGACCGTTGAGCAACTTCCTGACCTCATCACTGCCCTAGAAACTGCCATCCTCAAAGATCTTGAGGAGCGGGCTAAAGTAAATGACGAGTCCGAGAAGGGTGCTGAGAAGCCTAAGCTGGCCGATCGCCTTGGACAGCGAGCCTACCCATTCCTGGAGTTGATGAAGCAATCCAAAGCCACAGACGAACCCGTCATGTGGGGCGTCTAA